One genomic window of Danio rerio strain Tuebingen ecotype United States chromosome 24, GRCz12tu, whole genome shotgun sequence includes the following:
- the LOC141380718 gene encoding uncharacterized protein isoform X1, with product MEALELELEEVESQIRALVVRRSRLRERLLAVPNAKAVSSPKVRGNYNHIIPSTSTPRPSLSRPSAPGARLSQASFTPTPGYHGAWVQPRKVLPRSRGRTSPPVFEISTENRFSPLRESGPDVAIIGDSIVRHVRAASSKGNKVRTFCFPGARVKNISTQIPTILGAAESPGAVVLHVGTNDTGLRQSEILKKDFRSLIETVRRTSPATQIIVSGPLPTYRRGNERFSRLLALNEWLITWCKEQKLLFANNWNLFWERPRLFRPDGLHPSRAGAELLSDNISRLLRTI from the coding sequence atggaggcgttggagctggagctggaagaagtggagtcccagatccgtGCGCTGGTGGTAAGACGGTCGCGGCTACGGGAACGGCTTCTAGCcgtacctaatgctaaggccgtctcatcacctaaggtacgtggaaattacaaccacatcattccctctacctcaaccccgcgtccttctctgtccaggcccagcgcacccggggcgcggctcagccaggcgtcgttcacgccgacacccggctaccacggcgcctgggtgcagccgcgcaaggtgcttcccagatcccggggcagaacgtctccgcctgtgttcgagatctccacggagaaccgcttctcccctctccgcgagtcgggtcccgatgtggccatcatcggtgactcgatcgttcgtcacgtccgtgccgcctcctcaaaaggtaataaagtacgtactttctgctttcctggtgcccgtgtgaaaaatatttctacacagattccaaccatcctgggcgctgccgagagccctggtgccgttgtcctccacgtggggacaaacgacaccgggctccggcagtcggagatcctgaagaaggacttcaggagcctgatcgagacggttcgacgcacctcgcccgccacgcagatcatcgtttctgggccgcttcctacctaccgccgaggaaatgaaaggttcagtagacttttagctttgaatgaatggctaataacatggtgtaaagaacagaaattgctctttgctaataactggaatcttttctgggagcgtcctaggctcttccgtcctgacggcctgcaccccagtcgagccggagctgaactcctgtcggacaacatctccagactacttcgcaccatctga
- the LOC141380718 gene encoding uncharacterized protein isoform X2 — MEALELELEEVESQIRALVAQRTRGAAQPGVVHADTRLPRRLGAAAQGASQIPGQNVSACVRDLHGEPLLPSPRVGSRCGHHR; from the exons atggaggcgttggagctggagctggaagaagtggagtcccagatccgtGCGCTGGTG gcccagcgcacccggggcgcggctcagccaggcgtcgttcacgccgacacccggctaccacggcgcctgggtgcagccgcgcaaggtgcttcccagatcccggggcagaacgtctccgcctgtgttcgagatctccacggagaaccgcttctcccctctccgcgagtcgggtcccgatgtggccatcatcggtga